The bacterium genome includes a region encoding these proteins:
- a CDS encoding ABC transporter permease has translation MTLYRYIARRVLLLFPMLVGITLLSFLLSHAVPADPVAANLGDQAAADPTIVAAFRHHWGLDQPLYRQYLIYLWNLVHGNMGISISTRQPVLLDLRQHLPATIEIAVAAMLLSLVTGIPLGMLAAVNRERPIDQAARVASLVGVSTPVFWLGLVAIVVFYAHLGWAPAPGRLSPTITPPPFVTGFVLVDAMLSRRWDAAADWLGHLVLPAVVLSSYSLGIVTRMMRGSMLEVLGEDYVRTARAKGVTRWAVVVRHAARNALIPIITIVGLSFGGLLSGAVVTETVFSWPGLGLYAFSSATSLDFPAIMGSGIIVAGVYVLVNLVVDVAYAFFDPRIRVA, from the coding sequence ATGACGCTCTACCGATACATCGCCCGGCGGGTGCTGCTGCTGTTCCCGATGCTGGTCGGGATCACGCTGCTCAGTTTTCTCTTGTCGCACGCGGTGCCGGCCGACCCCGTGGCGGCCAACCTCGGCGATCAGGCCGCGGCCGACCCGACGATCGTCGCGGCGTTCCGGCACCACTGGGGCCTCGACCAGCCGCTGTACCGGCAGTACCTGATCTATCTCTGGAATCTCGTCCACGGGAACATGGGCATCTCCATTTCCACGCGCCAGCCGGTGCTGCTCGATCTGCGGCAGCATCTGCCGGCGACGATCGAAATCGCGGTCGCCGCGATGCTGTTGAGCCTCGTCACCGGCATCCCGCTCGGCATGCTGGCCGCGGTCAACCGCGAGCGGCCGATCGATCAGGCCGCCCGGGTCGCGTCGCTGGTCGGCGTCTCCACACCGGTCTTCTGGCTGGGGCTCGTCGCGATCGTCGTCTTCTACGCGCACCTCGGCTGGGCGCCCGCGCCGGGACGGCTCAGCCCCACGATCACCCCGCCGCCGTTTGTGACCGGATTCGTGCTCGTCGACGCGATGCTGAGCCGCCGCTGGGACGCCGCGGCCGACTGGCTGGGACACCTGGTCCTGCCGGCCGTGGTGCTGTCGTCCTACAGCCTGGGCATCGTCACGCGGATGATGCGCGGCAGCATGCTCGAGGTGCTCGGGGAGGACTACGTCCGCACCGCCCGCGCCAAAGGCGTCACGCGCTGGGCCGTCGTCGTCAGGCACGCCGCGCGCAACGCGCTGATCCCGATCATCACGATCGTCGGCCTGAGCTTCGGCGGGCTGCTCTCCGGCGCCGTCGTGACCGAGACCGTCTTCAGCTGGCCGGGCCTCGGCCTCTACGCGTTCAGCAGCGCGACGTCGCTCGACTTCCCCGCGATCATGGGCAGCGGCATCATCGTCGCCGGGGTGTACGTCCTCGTCAACCTAGTGGTCGACGTGGCGTACGCGTTCTTCGATCCGCGGATCCGGGTCGCCTGA
- a CDS encoding ABC transporter permease: MDAAITTPEAAAVPRPVRRRRLLPRQLSGSPLALAALAVVAGWIAVAVLAPSLAPYRPLAQSIAGRLQPPGPAHWLGTDPLGRDILSRILYGARLSIPVGVIAVALAVVLGTMIGGTAGFLGGAADEAIMRGTDLMLAFPTVILALVITAALGAGIRNAIIAIMVAWWPSYARLVRGLVLALRDREYVQAARAVGGSRLRIFLRHVLPGTISPVVILSTLDVGHAILTFASLSFLGLGPPPQIPEWGSMIAAGRNYLDQWWISTFPGLAILTLVLAMNVLGDGLRDLLDPRFRSR; the protein is encoded by the coding sequence ATGGACGCGGCCATTACCACGCCCGAGGCGGCGGCCGTGCCCCGGCCGGTCCGGCGGCGCCGTCTGCTGCCCCGGCAGCTCTCCGGCTCGCCGCTGGCACTCGCGGCGCTGGCGGTCGTCGCGGGATGGATCGCCGTCGCGGTCCTGGCGCCGTCGCTCGCGCCGTACCGGCCCCTCGCCCAATCCATCGCCGGCCGCCTGCAGCCGCCCGGCCCGGCGCACTGGCTCGGCACCGATCCGCTCGGGCGCGACATCCTGAGCCGCATCCTGTACGGCGCGCGGCTGTCGATCCCGGTCGGCGTGATCGCGGTCGCGCTGGCGGTCGTCCTCGGCACGATGATCGGCGGCACGGCCGGCTTCCTCGGCGGAGCCGCCGACGAGGCCATCATGCGGGGCACCGATCTCATGCTCGCCTTTCCCACCGTGATTCTCGCGCTCGTGATCACGGCCGCGCTCGGGGCCGGCATCCGCAACGCGATCATCGCCATCATGGTCGCGTGGTGGCCGTCCTACGCGCGGCTGGTGCGCGGGCTCGTGCTGGCGCTGCGGGACCGCGAGTACGTGCAGGCCGCGCGGGCGGTCGGCGGCTCGCGCCTCAGAATCTTCCTCCGGCACGTCCTGCCGGGCACCATCTCGCCGGTGGTGATCCTCAGCACGCTGGACGTCGGCCACGCGATCCTCACCTTCGCGTCGCTGAGCTTCCTCGGCCTGGGGCCGCCGCCGCAGATCCCGGAGTGGGGCTCGATGATCGCCGCCGGGCGCAACTACCTCGACCAGTGGTGGATCAGTACGTTTCCGGGGCTGGCGATTCTGACGCTGGTGCTGGCAATGAACGTGCTCGGCGACGGACTGCGCGACCTGCTCGATCCGCGCTTTCGATCGCGCTAG